Proteins from one Telopea speciosissima isolate NSW1024214 ecotype Mountain lineage chromosome 1, Tspe_v1, whole genome shotgun sequence genomic window:
- the LOC122652024 gene encoding uncharacterized mitochondrial protein AtMg00810-like gives MKFILDLLKETGMLGCKPTSSSIEQNHKLGEDCGRSLVDAKKYQKLVGKLIYLSMTLPDISYAMGVVTQFMYTSKSGHLDVVYQYKYLKSSPRQRLLYVRHNHLRIEGFAHANWAGSISDRRSTSGYCIFVGGNWVIRRSKKQPVVARSCTEVEFKAMTHGVCELIWLR, from the coding sequence ATGAAGTTTATCCTCGATTTGttgaaagaaacagggatgttgggctgcaaaccaacAAGTTCTTCTATTGAGCAAAACCACaagctaggagaagattgtggccgctctcttgttgatgcaaaGAAGTACCAGAAGCTAGTGGGGAAGCTCATCTATCTATCTATGACTCTcccagatatttcttatgcaATGGGAGTGGTGACCCAATTTATGTATACttccaagagtgggcacttggatgttgtatacCAATACAaatacttgaagtcctctccaagGCAAAGACTATTGTATGTTAGGCACAATCACTTGAGAATAGAAGGTTTTGCACATGCcaattgggctggatccatctcaGATAGAAGGTCTACATCTGGCTATTGCATATTTGTAGGTGGTAATTGGGTCATaaggagaagcaaaaaacaacctGTGGTAGCTAGATCCTGTACAGAGGTAGAATTTAAGGCTATGACTCATGGAGTCTGTGAGCTCATATGGTTAAGATGA
- the LOC122642605 gene encoding protein N-lysine methyltransferase METTL21A-like — protein sequence MSIREVEVAGNIVTIYEPDDVYDPVTGRALTGSWIWDSSFILSEWMASHGRLDFDFHGRTVVELGAGTGLPGLTAALLGANHVVLTDVAQLLPGLRKNVEANALEDRVQVRELLWGSDESQTSDGSELGHVGLVLMSDVFFGASETAALAKTLKRLCGSETRIWSASEIRGWIGDSLEELRREGFGVVELPSQQLVLSSSSAASMAIEDPPSFAVFLLVPPSCDSGAATDIT from the coding sequence ATGAGCATCAGAGAAGTTGAAGTCGCAGGCAATATAGTGACGATTTATGAGCCCGACGACGTCTATGACCCAGTCACAGGCCGAGCTCTCACCGGGTCCTGGATCTGGGACTCGTCCTTCATCCTATCAGAGTGGATGGCGAGCCATGGCCGACTCGATTTTGACTTCCATGGCCGAACCGTGGTTGAACTCGGTGCCGGAACCGGACTCCCCGGTCTAACAGCAGCATTACTCGGCGCCAACCATGTGGTTCTCACCGACGTTGCGCAACTTCTTCCTGGGCTACGGAAGAACGTCGAAGCCAATGCACTTGAGGACCGAGTCCAGGTAAGGGAACTGCTTTGGGGATCGGACGAGTCGCAGACGAGTGACGGCAGTGAGTTGGGGCATGTGGGCTTGGTGCTGATGTCTGACGTGTTCTTCGGTGCGTCGGAGACGGCTGCGCTAGCGAAGACGCTGAAGAGGCTATGTGGGAGCGAGACGAGAATTTGGTCGGCGAGTGAGATTCGAGGGTGGATTGGAGATAGTCTAGAGGAGTTGAGGCGTGAAGGATTCGGAGTGGTTGAGCTGCCGAGTCAACAACTCGTTCTGTCCTCATCGTCGGCAGCGTCAATGGCAATTGAGGATCCACCGTCGTTTGCTGTTTTTCTTCTCGTGCCACCTAGTTGTGACTCAGGAGCTGCAACGGACATTACTTAA